One genomic segment of Micromonospora sp. WMMC415 includes these proteins:
- a CDS encoding TetR/AcrR family transcriptional regulator translates to MTRRAAEIRLDALLRTACDVIVERGLANTRTSDVAQAAGVSQALVFYHFATKDRLLAEAFAYAVEQDLARLDAVMRSTAPPLTKLRRIVKLYTPAGRPISWSMWIDGWAESLRTPELEKVSRRLDLRWRQDLAAVIAAGVRDGTFRCADPEGAAWRISAVMDGLAVQLAVHDRVISRRQFTEWVRLVTARELGIDPAQLD, encoded by the coding sequence GTGACAAGACGTGCGGCCGAGATCCGCCTGGATGCCCTGCTGCGCACGGCCTGTGACGTGATCGTGGAGCGAGGCCTGGCCAACACCCGCACCTCCGACGTGGCTCAGGCCGCGGGGGTGAGCCAGGCACTGGTCTTCTACCACTTCGCCACGAAGGACCGACTGCTCGCCGAGGCGTTCGCGTACGCCGTCGAGCAGGATCTCGCCCGGTTGGACGCGGTGATGCGCTCCACCGCCCCGCCGCTGACGAAGCTGCGGCGGATCGTCAAGCTCTACACCCCGGCCGGCCGGCCGATCTCCTGGTCCATGTGGATCGACGGCTGGGCCGAGTCGCTGCGCACGCCGGAGCTGGAGAAGGTGTCCCGCCGGCTGGACCTGCGCTGGCGGCAGGACCTGGCCGCGGTGATCGCGGCGGGGGTCCGCGACGGCACGTTCCGGTGCGCCGACCCCGAAGGGGCCGCCTGGCGGATCAGCGCCGTGATGGACGGCCTCGCCGTGCAGCTCGCAGTGCACGACCGGGTGATCTCCCGCCGGCAGTTCACCGAGTGGGTCCGCCTGGTGACCGCCCGGGAGCTGGGGATCGACCCGGCCCAGCTGGACTGA
- a CDS encoding histidine kinase: MSCRRVWGRPAGPQWRRRSADGLLWLVAAGPLLAAGLSPPYDAPSLLSLAGGLAILTGAVAVARRFPVVALFLAVLGSLLDGNFSFIIPVFSYLAGRRAATAVPAGVAFAVIAAGGTVLNLGLLGTGAATWFLLASVLLFAGVLPWLVGRHRRQQEALAEAERRHEEARDRERRGLAERVRLRERARIAGEMHDSLGHDLSLIAVRAAALELADDLPARHRAAAGELRASVADATERLHGVIGLLREKGDPDTAGPGTVADLVDGAREAGMAVRLDLPDGGSDLPPGTAYAVHRVVREALTNAARYAPGAPVTVSLRAEGEWVGLSVVNARPAAGPLPGPPSTGSGLLALTERVRLTGGVLTAGPRDGGFAVEARLPRHDGPYREESGGDVEPAWPALAGRGPVSASPPGRAETSTPALGEAERRLRDARRRVRRSLMTAVGAPAAIAAVLTLVYYPVATAGTVLDEATFARLPVGAARADLDGLPRRPVDSPAGTGRAGCEHYTDGNFPLAQPTWRLCFTDGRLVSKERIDG; encoded by the coding sequence ATGAGCTGTCGGCGGGTGTGGGGCCGACCGGCGGGCCCTCAGTGGCGGCGGCGGTCGGCCGACGGGCTGCTCTGGCTCGTGGCGGCGGGGCCGCTGCTCGCCGCCGGGCTCTCGCCACCGTACGACGCGCCGTCCCTGCTGTCGCTCGCCGGCGGACTCGCGATCCTCACCGGCGCGGTCGCGGTGGCCCGACGGTTCCCGGTGGTGGCGCTGTTCCTGGCCGTGCTCGGCTCGCTGCTCGACGGCAACTTCTCCTTCATCATCCCGGTCTTCAGCTACCTGGCGGGGCGGCGGGCGGCCACGGCCGTCCCGGCCGGCGTCGCCTTCGCGGTGATCGCCGCCGGGGGCACCGTGCTCAACCTGGGGCTGCTCGGCACCGGCGCCGCCACCTGGTTCCTGCTCGCCTCGGTGCTGCTCTTCGCCGGGGTCCTGCCTTGGCTGGTGGGCCGGCACCGGCGTCAGCAGGAGGCCCTGGCGGAGGCGGAACGCCGGCATGAGGAGGCCCGGGACCGGGAGCGGCGTGGCCTGGCCGAGCGTGTCCGGTTGCGGGAACGGGCCCGGATCGCCGGGGAGATGCACGACTCCCTCGGGCACGACCTCAGCCTGATCGCGGTGCGCGCCGCCGCCCTGGAACTCGCCGACGACCTGCCGGCCCGGCACCGGGCCGCCGCCGGTGAGCTGCGGGCCAGCGTCGCGGACGCCACCGAACGCCTGCACGGCGTCATCGGCCTGCTCCGCGAGAAGGGCGATCCGGACACCGCCGGTCCGGGGACCGTGGCCGACCTGGTGGACGGTGCGCGGGAGGCGGGCATGGCGGTCCGGCTGGACCTGCCCGACGGCGGGTCGGACCTGCCCCCGGGGACCGCGTACGCGGTGCACCGGGTGGTGCGCGAGGCGCTCACCAATGCGGCCCGGTACGCGCCCGGCGCGCCGGTGACCGTCTCCCTGCGCGCCGAGGGGGAGTGGGTCGGGCTGAGCGTGGTCAACGCCCGGCCTGCGGCCGGCCCGCTGCCCGGCCCGCCGTCGACCGGCTCCGGCCTGCTCGCCCTCACCGAGCGGGTACGCCTCACCGGCGGTGTCCTCACCGCCGGCCCGCGCGACGGCGGGTTCGCGGTGGAGGCCCGCCTGCCCCGGCACGACGGACCGTACCGCGAGGAGTCCGGCGGGGACGTCGAGCCCGCCTGGCCGGCACTCGCCGGTCGCGGGCCGGTGTCGGCGTCGCCGCCCGGCCGCGCGGAAACGTCGACACCGGCCCTCGGCGAGGCCGAGCGGCGGCTACGGGACGCGCGCCGCCGGGTGCGGCGCAGCCTGATGACCGCCGTCGGCGCTCCGGCGGCGATCGCCGCGGTGCTGACGCTGGTCTACTACCCGGTCGCCACGGCCGGCACCGTGCTGGACGAGGCGACCTTTGCCCGGCTGCCGGTCGGCGCCGCGCGGGCCGACCTGGACGGCCTACCCCGCCGCCCGGTGGACTCGCCCGCCGGGACCGGCCGGGCCGGGTGCGAGCACTACACCGACGGAAACTTCCCCCTGGCCCAGCCGACCTGGCGGCTGTGCTTCACCGACGGCCGGCTGGTCAGCAAGGAGCGGATCGACGGATGA
- a CDS encoding TIGR03086 family metal-binding protein, which yields MDLLETYRRSLAVFTDRVAEVGPGQWTAPTPCAEWDVRTLVNHVVGEDRWSVALMAGRTIAEVGDRYEGDQLDGDPAAAARDAAAQAELAFTRPSALERTVDLSSGPTPADEYLHQLIAEHLVHGWDLAAAIGADRRLDADAVAGCAHWFRGRIDDYRRGRLVRSGVDVAADADTQDRLIAAFGRDPDWAP from the coding sequence ATGGACCTGCTCGAGACGTACCGCCGCAGCCTCGCCGTGTTCACCGACCGGGTGGCCGAGGTCGGCCCGGGGCAGTGGACGGCGCCGACGCCCTGCGCGGAGTGGGACGTCCGGACGCTGGTCAACCACGTCGTCGGCGAGGACCGGTGGAGCGTGGCGCTGATGGCCGGACGCACGATCGCGGAGGTGGGCGACCGGTACGAGGGCGACCAGCTCGACGGCGACCCGGCGGCCGCGGCCCGGGACGCGGCGGCGCAGGCGGAACTGGCCTTCACCCGCCCCTCGGCGCTGGAGCGCACCGTCGACCTCTCCTCCGGTCCGACGCCGGCCGACGAGTACCTGCACCAGCTCATCGCGGAGCACCTCGTGCACGGGTGGGACCTGGCGGCGGCGATCGGCGCCGATCGGCGTCTGGACGCCGACGCGGTGGCCGGGTGCGCCCACTGGTTCCGCGGACGGATCGACGACTACCGGCGGGGCCGGCTCGTCCGGTCGGGCGTCGACGTGGCAGCCGACGCCGACACCCAGGACCGGCTCATCGCCGCCTTCGGCCGCGACCCGGACTGGGCGCCGTAG
- a CDS encoding methyltransferase, with protein sequence MSELATAFVRLHARLAPVAFVPEVRLHQADDAVGLWELTEGEFRSAQPPPFWAFAWAGGQALARYVTDHPDLVTGRRVLDLASGSGLVAIAAARAGAAAVRAVEVDPLAVAAVALNAEANGVRLDAELGDILDGDAGGAEVVLAGDVFYSEVMARRVLRFLLTAARAGATVLVGDPGRAFLPRDRFDEVGTYDVPVPETLESVRVKRTTVWRLRPGLPGAAR encoded by the coding sequence GTGTCCGAACTCGCCACCGCCTTCGTCCGGCTCCACGCGCGCCTCGCGCCGGTCGCCTTCGTACCCGAGGTGCGGCTGCACCAGGCCGACGACGCGGTCGGGCTGTGGGAGCTGACCGAGGGCGAGTTCCGCAGCGCCCAGCCGCCGCCCTTCTGGGCCTTCGCCTGGGCCGGCGGGCAGGCGCTCGCCCGCTACGTCACCGACCACCCGGACCTGGTCACCGGCCGGCGGGTGCTCGACCTCGCCTCCGGGTCGGGCCTGGTCGCCATCGCCGCGGCCCGCGCCGGCGCGGCGGCGGTCCGCGCCGTCGAGGTCGACCCGCTCGCCGTCGCGGCCGTCGCGCTCAACGCCGAGGCCAACGGGGTACGCCTCGACGCCGAACTGGGCGACATCCTCGACGGCGACGCGGGCGGCGCCGAGGTCGTGCTCGCCGGCGACGTCTTCTACAGCGAGGTGATGGCGAGGCGGGTGCTCCGCTTCCTGTTGACGGCCGCCCGCGCCGGCGCGACGGTGCTGGTCGGCGACCCCGGCCGGGCGTTCCTGCCCCGCGACCGCTTCGACGAGGTCGGCACGTACGACGTGCCCGTCCCGGAGACGCTGGAGAGCGTACGGGTGAAGCGCACCACGGTGTGGCGGCTGCGGCCCGGACTGCCGGGGGCGGCCCGTTAG
- a CDS encoding TetR/AcrR family transcriptional regulator, producing the protein MTQPPQPARERILDTAFRLFYAHGPRGVGVDTVIAESGVAKATLYKHFPRKDDLVLAYLDKVDQTWFGQLRAAARAAGDDPRDQMVGMFDALASACRREGYHGCAFINTAAESAAGSDVHARTVEHKRVVLAWVTDLARRAGAADPARLARQLTLLLDGGLSAGVLDADPATPDTAKEAARVLVAAACPTR; encoded by the coding sequence ATGACACAACCACCCCAGCCGGCGCGCGAGCGAATCCTCGACACCGCGTTCCGGCTGTTCTACGCCCACGGGCCCCGCGGCGTCGGCGTCGACACCGTCATCGCCGAGTCCGGCGTGGCCAAGGCGACCCTGTACAAGCACTTCCCCCGCAAGGACGACCTCGTCCTGGCGTACCTGGACAAGGTCGACCAGACCTGGTTCGGGCAGCTACGCGCCGCGGCCCGCGCAGCCGGTGACGACCCACGCGACCAGATGGTCGGCATGTTCGACGCCCTCGCCTCGGCGTGCCGACGCGAGGGCTACCACGGCTGCGCGTTCATCAACACCGCCGCCGAGAGCGCGGCCGGCAGCGACGTGCACGCCCGTACCGTCGAGCACAAGCGGGTGGTGCTGGCCTGGGTGACCGACCTGGCCCGCCGCGCCGGCGCCGCCGACCCGGCGCGGCTGGCCCGCCAGCTGACCCTGCTGCTCGACGGCGGCCTGTCCGCCGGGGTGCTCGACGCTGATCCGGCCACCCCGGACACCGCGAAGGAAGCCGCCCGCGTGCTGGTCGCGGCCGCCTGCCCGACCCGGTGA
- a CDS encoding ABC transporter permease subunit → MTTTSAPTRRPGQPASGRRRGTLAGAVAAEWTKLWSIRSTWWTMLAGVLLMAATAGQLAIYVSNANTDDDPADDPGIVTVGSVLIDSVELTQYAVLALGLLLVTSEFTSGTIRTTLQCTPSRGRVLLAKAVVTGTATFALGLLLGAVGALVARPVLGRWGTAPAGGTAGDILAVATYLALIGVLALGLGAALRSAVLTLIVLLATLMIVPLSLQEPDIAVLNRIADAFPGVAGGHFMTGDGDPYPAFVGLLLLAGWAAAALALGRAALRRRDA, encoded by the coding sequence ATGACCACGACCTCCGCGCCCACCCGCCGTCCCGGACAACCCGCCTCAGGCCGCCGGAGGGGCACCCTCGCCGGCGCGGTCGCCGCTGAGTGGACCAAGCTGTGGTCGATCCGTTCCACCTGGTGGACGATGCTGGCCGGCGTGCTGCTGATGGCCGCCACCGCCGGCCAGCTCGCCATCTACGTGAGCAACGCCAACACCGATGACGACCCGGCCGACGACCCGGGGATCGTCACTGTCGGCAGCGTCCTGATCGACTCCGTCGAACTCACCCAGTACGCCGTGCTGGCGCTCGGCCTGCTCCTGGTCACCAGCGAGTTCACCAGCGGCACCATCCGGACCACGTTGCAGTGCACACCGTCGCGAGGCCGGGTGCTGCTGGCGAAGGCCGTGGTGACCGGGACGGCGACCTTCGCGCTCGGGCTGCTGCTCGGCGCGGTCGGCGCTCTGGTGGCCCGGCCGGTGCTCGGCCGCTGGGGCACCGCGCCGGCCGGTGGCACGGCCGGCGACATCCTGGCGGTCGCGACCTACCTGGCGCTGATCGGCGTGCTGGCCCTCGGCCTCGGCGCGGCGCTGCGCAGCGCGGTACTCACCCTGATCGTGCTGCTCGCCACGCTGATGATCGTCCCGCTGTCACTGCAGGAGCCGGACATCGCCGTGCTCAACCGGATCGCCGACGCCTTTCCCGGCGTGGCCGGCGGGCATTTCATGACCGGGGACGGCGACCCGTACCCGGCCTTCGTCGGGTTGCTGCTGCTCGCCGGCTGGGCCGCAGCCGCGCTCGCCCTGGGCCGGGCCGCGCTACGGCGCCGGGACGCGTGA
- a CDS encoding ABC transporter ATP-binding protein, which yields MITLRGLTKRFGQTTAVDDLTVDIAPGRVTGFLGPNGAGKSTTLRMVLGLDRPTAGRALVGGRPYRELRHPLYEVGALLDARAVHPARSGRAHLLAMARSNGIPARRVDDVLATVGLDDRAAAKPGRTLSLGMGQRLGIAGALLGDPPVLMFDEPVNGLDPDGVRWIRQLVRSLAAEGRTVLVSSHLMSEMQQTADRLVVIGRGRLLADAAIDEVIAGAGGAVRVRVPREPDRRALAERLVVAGYGVDPAGPDALSVTGADAGRIGDLAHELRIRLHELSPQTASLERAFMALTADSVEYAGGGVR from the coding sequence ATGATCACATTACGTGGGTTGACCAAGCGTTTCGGCCAGACGACCGCCGTCGACGACCTGACCGTCGACATCGCCCCCGGCCGGGTCACCGGCTTCCTCGGCCCGAACGGTGCCGGCAAGTCCACCACCTTGCGGATGGTGCTCGGCCTCGACCGACCCACCGCCGGCCGGGCCCTGGTCGGCGGGCGGCCGTACCGGGAGCTGCGACACCCGCTGTACGAGGTCGGCGCGCTGCTCGACGCGCGGGCCGTCCACCCCGCCCGGTCCGGCCGGGCGCACCTGTTGGCGATGGCGCGCAGCAACGGCATCCCCGCCCGCCGGGTGGACGACGTGCTGGCCACCGTGGGGCTGGACGACCGCGCCGCCGCAAAACCGGGCCGCACCCTGTCGCTCGGGATGGGACAGCGGCTCGGCATCGCCGGTGCGCTGCTCGGTGACCCGCCGGTGCTGATGTTCGACGAGCCGGTGAACGGGCTCGACCCGGACGGCGTCCGCTGGATCCGGCAGCTCGTCCGGTCACTCGCCGCTGAGGGCCGAACCGTGCTGGTGTCCAGCCACCTGATGAGCGAGATGCAGCAGACCGCCGACCGGCTGGTGGTCATCGGGCGCGGGCGGCTGCTCGCCGACGCTGCCATCGACGAGGTGATCGCCGGCGCCGGTGGCGCCGTCCGGGTCCGGGTGCCGCGCGAGCCGGACCGGCGGGCGCTGGCCGAACGACTCGTCGTGGCCGGGTACGGCGTCGATCCGGCCGGACCGGACGCGCTGAGCGTCACCGGCGCCGACGCCGGACGCATCGGCGACCTCGCGCACGAGCTGCGGATCCGGCTGCACGAGCTCAGCCCGCAGACGGCGTCGCTGGAGCGGGCGTTCATGGCGCTCACCGCGGACAGCGTCGAGTACGCCGGTGGTGGTGTGCGATGA
- a CDS encoding cytochrome P450, whose product MSGVLFRSWAEPAGAAWPDVARVADHVGVEHLVVTRHALVRQVLTDPLTYRPDNALDAVTPVPVAALRILAGHRFRLPPTLANNGGASHPAIRAVVADALHPAKVAGQRPWLNDLVGRRVAAIRAALDAGATADLYADLAADLPLLVLARLVELPDAPVGAVKEFARAALELFWAPLDADRQLALAAEVGRFHRVLREFAATGGGLAGALRAAGHPPDVVVGALFFLLVAGQETTSQFLTLLLHRLAGEPAVRAGLRAGTVSVADVVEEGLRLEPPIVTWRRVAAVDTTLGGTAVPAGTSVVLWLARAGRDPATVDAPDEFRPGQKGSRRHLAFGAGAHRCVGDQLARMEAAVVVDQVTPLLDGVTVVRPPWCPDNLTFRMPDAFVVRRS is encoded by the coding sequence GTGTCCGGCGTGCTGTTCCGGAGCTGGGCGGAACCGGCCGGCGCCGCCTGGCCGGACGTGGCCCGTGTCGCCGACCACGTGGGCGTCGAGCACCTGGTGGTGACCCGGCACGCGCTGGTCCGTCAGGTGCTGACCGACCCGCTCACGTACCGCCCGGACAACGCCCTCGACGCCGTCACCCCGGTCCCGGTGGCCGCCCTGCGGATCCTCGCCGGGCACCGCTTCCGGCTGCCGCCGACGCTCGCCAACAACGGCGGCGCGAGCCATCCGGCGATCCGGGCGGTCGTCGCCGACGCCCTGCACCCGGCGAAGGTGGCCGGCCAGCGGCCCTGGCTCAACGACCTGGTGGGCCGGCGGGTGGCCGCCATCCGGGCCGCCCTCGACGCCGGCGCGACCGCCGACCTCTACGCCGACCTGGCCGCCGACCTGCCGCTGCTGGTGCTGGCCCGCCTGGTCGAGCTGCCGGACGCCCCGGTGGGCGCGGTGAAGGAGTTCGCGCGGGCCGCCCTCGAACTCTTCTGGGCACCGCTGGACGCCGACCGCCAGCTCGCCCTGGCCGCGGAGGTCGGGCGGTTCCACCGGGTGCTGCGGGAGTTCGCCGCCACCGGCGGCGGGCTCGCCGGGGCCCTGCGCGCCGCCGGGCACCCGCCCGACGTGGTGGTCGGGGCGCTGTTCTTCCTGCTGGTCGCCGGCCAGGAGACCACCTCGCAGTTCCTCACGCTGCTGCTGCACCGGCTGGCCGGCGAGCCGGCCGTCCGGGCCGGCCTGCGCGCCGGCACGGTGTCGGTCGCCGACGTGGTCGAGGAGGGGCTGCGACTGGAGCCGCCGATCGTGACCTGGCGGCGGGTGGCCGCCGTGGACACCACGCTGGGCGGGACGGCGGTGCCGGCGGGCACCAGCGTCGTCCTGTGGCTGGCCCGCGCCGGCCGCGACCCGGCCACGGTGGACGCGCCCGACGAGTTCCGGCCCGGGCAGAAGGGCTCGCGCCGGCACCTCGCCTTCGGGGCCGGCGCCCACCGCTGCGTCGGCGACCAGTTGGCCCGGATGGAGGCGGCGGTCGTCGTCGACCAGGTGACGCCGCTGCTCGACGGGGTGACCGTGGTCCGCCCGCCCTGGTGCCCGGACAATCTGACCTTCCGGATGCCCGACGCGTTCGTCGTCCGACGGAGCTGA
- a CDS encoding alkane 1-monooxygenase: MAVDATVTPGAWRDTRKPLWPLALLVPALPFLAWLSWRGAGGAWAWWLTPAVVFGLIPAVDLLIGDDRRNPPEEAVPRLQADGYYRWLTYLYLPAQYAALVLCCAVWAAGGLSPLVAAGLVATVGIVNGIAINTAHELGHKRETTERWLSKVALAPTGYGHFYVEHNRGHHTRVATAEDPASSRLGESFWAFWPRTVWGSLRSAWRLETGRFRIRGRSPWTWRNDILNAWAMTVALYALLAVTFGPGVLVFLVLQAVVGFSLLEVVNYLEHYGLARQRTAAGRYEKVDPRHSWNSDRAVTNVFLFQLQRHSDHHANPLRRYQTLRSFDASPQLPAGYATMVVAALVPPLWRRVMDHRVLAHYGGDPDLANVHPPARPRLRQAQGRAPS, from the coding sequence ATGGCCGTCGACGCGACCGTCACCCCCGGCGCCTGGCGGGACACCCGCAAGCCGCTCTGGCCGCTGGCGCTGCTCGTCCCCGCGCTGCCCTTCCTCGCCTGGCTGTCCTGGCGGGGCGCCGGGGGCGCCTGGGCCTGGTGGCTCACCCCGGCCGTGGTGTTCGGGCTGATCCCCGCCGTCGACCTGCTGATCGGCGACGACCGGCGCAACCCACCGGAGGAGGCGGTGCCGCGGCTCCAGGCCGACGGCTACTACCGCTGGCTCACCTACCTCTACCTGCCCGCCCAGTACGCGGCCCTGGTGCTCTGCTGCGCCGTCTGGGCCGCCGGCGGCCTCTCCCCACTGGTGGCGGCGGGTCTCGTGGCGACCGTCGGGATCGTCAACGGCATCGCCATCAACACCGCCCACGAGCTGGGCCACAAGCGGGAGACGACGGAACGCTGGCTCTCCAAGGTGGCGCTGGCCCCCACCGGGTACGGCCACTTCTACGTCGAGCACAACCGGGGCCACCACACCCGGGTCGCCACCGCGGAGGACCCGGCCAGCTCCCGGCTGGGCGAGAGCTTCTGGGCCTTCTGGCCGCGTACCGTCTGGGGCAGCCTGCGGTCGGCCTGGCGGCTGGAGACGGGGCGGTTCCGCATCCGCGGCCGCAGCCCGTGGACGTGGCGCAACGACATCCTCAACGCCTGGGCGATGACCGTGGCGCTCTACGCGCTGCTGGCGGTCACGTTCGGCCCGGGTGTGCTGGTCTTCCTGGTCCTCCAGGCCGTGGTCGGATTCAGCCTGCTGGAGGTCGTGAACTACCTGGAGCACTACGGCCTCGCCCGGCAGCGCACCGCCGCCGGCCGGTACGAGAAGGTCGACCCCCGGCACAGCTGGAACAGCGACCGTGCGGTCACCAACGTCTTCCTCTTCCAGCTCCAGCGACACAGCGACCACCACGCCAACCCGCTGCGGCGCTACCAGACGCTGCGCAGCTTCGACGCTTCGCCGCAGCTGCCGGCCGGGTACGCGACCATGGTGGTCGCCGCGCTGGTCCCGCCGCTGTGGCGACGGGTCATGGACCACCGGGTGCTCGCCCACTACGGCGGTGACCCGGACCTCGCCAACGTCCACCCGCCGGCCCGGCCGCGCCTCCGGCAGGCGCAAGGAAGGGCCCCTTCCTAA
- a CDS encoding 8-amino-7-oxononanoate synthase translates to MADWLAALDRRAELRAKAGLTRTLRPRSAGDAVVDLAGNDYLGLSTHPEVTAAAVAAVRAYGLGATGSRLVRGSTDAHHALEDDLADWLGTDRALVFSSGYLANLGAVRALVQPRTLLVSDAHNHASLIDGCRISGAETVVTPHADVAAVRAALAATPGRPAVVVTESVFSVDGDLAPLAELHAVARDHGALLLVDDAHALGVTGPQGAGGVAAAGLAGEPDVIVTTTLSKALGGAGGVVAGPAEFVRHLVETGRTFIFDTAPPPAVAAGVRAAVGLARAGDDLRAELAERAGLAVRRLRAAGLTVSAPDAAVVSVTAPGPETATAWAADCRDRGVAVGCFRPPSTPDSRSRLRLTLSAGVPRADFERALEVIVECAP, encoded by the coding sequence GTGGCGGACTGGCTGGCGGCGCTGGACCGCCGCGCCGAGCTGCGGGCCAAGGCGGGGCTCACGCGTACGCTCCGCCCACGGTCCGCCGGCGACGCCGTGGTCGATCTCGCCGGCAACGACTACCTCGGCCTGTCGACGCACCCCGAGGTCACGGCCGCGGCGGTCGCGGCGGTGCGGGCGTACGGGCTGGGGGCCACCGGGTCGCGGCTGGTGCGCGGCTCCACCGACGCCCACCACGCCCTCGAGGACGACCTGGCCGACTGGCTCGGCACCGACCGGGCGCTGGTCTTCTCCTCCGGCTACCTGGCCAACCTCGGCGCGGTCCGGGCGCTCGTGCAGCCCCGCACGCTGCTCGTCTCCGACGCGCACAACCACGCCTCGCTGATCGACGGCTGCCGGATCTCCGGTGCGGAGACGGTGGTGACGCCGCACGCCGACGTCGCCGCCGTACGCGCCGCGCTCGCCGCCACGCCCGGCCGGCCGGCGGTGGTGGTCACCGAGTCGGTGTTCTCCGTCGACGGCGACCTCGCCCCCCTCGCCGAGCTGCACGCGGTCGCCCGGGACCACGGCGCGCTGCTGCTCGTCGACGACGCCCACGCGCTCGGCGTGACCGGCCCGCAGGGCGCCGGGGGAGTGGCCGCCGCCGGGCTGGCCGGTGAGCCGGACGTGATCGTCACGACCACGCTGTCCAAGGCCCTCGGCGGCGCCGGCGGGGTGGTCGCCGGCCCCGCGGAGTTCGTCCGCCACCTGGTGGAGACGGGCCGGACGTTCATCTTCGACACGGCGCCGCCGCCGGCGGTGGCGGCCGGCGTGCGGGCGGCCGTCGGGCTGGCCCGCGCCGGTGACGACTTGCGGGCGGAGCTGGCCGAACGGGCCGGTCTCGCGGTCCGCCGGCTGCGCGCCGCCGGGCTGACCGTGTCGGCCCCCGACGCCGCGGTCGTGTCGGTCACCGCGCCCGGTCCCGAAACGGCCACCGCGTGGGCGGCCGACTGCCGGGACCGGGGCGTGGCGGTCGGCTGCTTCCGGCCCCCCTCCACCCCGGACAGCCGGTCCCGGCTCCGCCTCACCCTCAGCGCCGGCGTGCCCCGGGCGGACTTCGAGCGGGCCCTGGAGGTCATCGTGGAGTGTGCCCCGTGA
- a CDS encoding response regulator transcription factor yields the protein MNTEQATPVRVVLADDEAMIRAGVRAILATDPGIEVVGEAGDGRAAVELVRAHRPRVALLDIRMPKLDGLSAAAEIRRLVPETATVMLTTFGEDDHVARALGHRASGFLLKAGDPRELVAGVRAVADGGAYLSPRVARRVIELGGGRMARRPAARDRLAGLTEREREVLALVGSGLSNAEIGRRLHLVEGTVKSYLTSIFTRLDVRNRVQAAILAYEAGLVEPPG from the coding sequence ATGAACACCGAGCAGGCCACCCCGGTGCGGGTCGTCCTCGCCGACGACGAGGCCATGATCCGCGCCGGGGTACGGGCGATCCTGGCCACCGACCCGGGCATCGAGGTGGTGGGCGAGGCCGGTGACGGCCGGGCGGCGGTGGAGCTGGTGCGGGCGCACCGTCCCCGGGTGGCCCTGCTGGACATCCGCATGCCGAAGCTGGACGGGCTCTCCGCCGCCGCCGAGATCCGCCGGCTGGTGCCGGAGACCGCCACGGTCATGCTGACCACCTTCGGCGAGGACGACCACGTCGCCCGGGCGCTCGGGCACCGCGCCAGCGGGTTCCTGCTGAAGGCCGGGGACCCTCGGGAGTTGGTCGCCGGCGTACGCGCCGTCGCGGACGGCGGCGCGTACCTGTCGCCGCGGGTGGCCCGCCGGGTGATCGAGCTGGGCGGCGGGCGGATGGCGCGCCGCCCGGCGGCCCGGGACCGGCTGGCCGGGCTGACCGAACGGGAACGGGAGGTGCTCGCCCTGGTGGGGTCCGGTCTGTCGAACGCGGAGATCGGCCGCCGGTTGCACCTCGTCGAGGGCACCGTGAAGAGCTACCTGACCAGCATCTTCACCCGGCTCGACGTGCGTAACCGGGTGCAGGCGGCGATCCTCGCGTACGAGGCGGGGCTCGTCGAGCCACCCGGCTAG
- the bioD gene encoding dethiobiotin synthase: MLVTGTDTEVGKTIVTAAITAAAQAAGLRVAVVKPGQTGTATGDPGDVDTVTRLAAPLTGRTLASFPEPLAPLAAARIAELPPLELYTAVDAVREETDKHDLVLVEGAGGLLVPMGLRPSGEPWTVADLAVSLGCPAVVVARAGLGTLNHTALTLEALERRAVPAGVVIGAWPADPELVHWANLTDLVPHLLGALPAGAGAMDPGVFRRSAPGWLTPALYGVLDDWRAWAEEIS, encoded by the coding sequence GTGCTGGTGACCGGCACCGACACCGAGGTCGGCAAGACGATCGTCACCGCGGCGATCACCGCCGCGGCGCAGGCCGCCGGGTTGCGCGTCGCGGTGGTCAAGCCGGGCCAGACGGGTACGGCCACCGGCGACCCCGGTGACGTCGACACGGTCACCCGCCTCGCCGCGCCACTCACCGGCCGGACGCTGGCGAGTTTCCCGGAGCCCCTCGCCCCGCTGGCGGCGGCCCGGATCGCCGAGCTGCCGCCCCTGGAGCTGTACACCGCGGTCGACGCCGTCCGTGAGGAGACCGACAAGCACGACCTGGTCCTGGTCGAGGGGGCCGGCGGGCTGCTCGTACCGATGGGTCTGCGACCGTCGGGTGAGCCGTGGACGGTGGCCGACCTGGCGGTCTCCCTCGGCTGCCCGGCGGTGGTGGTGGCGCGCGCCGGCCTCGGCACGCTGAACCACACCGCGCTCACCCTGGAGGCGCTGGAGCGCCGGGCCGTGCCGGCGGGTGTGGTGATCGGCGCCTGGCCGGCCGATCCGGAGCTGGTGCACTGGGCCAACCTCACCGACCTGGTGCCGCACCTGCTCGGCGCGTTGCCGGCCGGTGCCGGCGCGATGGATCCCGGTGTGTTCCGCCGCTCGGCTCCCGGCTGGCTCACCCCGGCGCTCTACGGGGTGCTGGACGACTGGCGTGCCTGGGCTGAGGAGATCAGCTGA